In the Urocitellus parryii isolate mUroPar1 chromosome 10, mUroPar1.hap1, whole genome shotgun sequence genome, one interval contains:
- the Exoc1l gene encoding exocyst complex component 1-like, producing MSSLVKEDLEKKLFKPLSQNLYEFIEIEFSVQDRYYLCVSVTKNEEVKIIMVKHYRIGLDEKYEVTKKWSLNDLQMIDGKEADTDNPFFDLHFKKVYSLEAYSCASKYSFARTVNKLNHAYLKKDLQIVNFDSTYINDDSIWSSNNKDCLVLMRICFYAFNLVCLSLCPLPL from the exons ATGTCATCATTGGTGAAGGAGGACTTGGAGAAGAAACTGTTTAAGCCACTCTCACAGAATCTATATGAGTTTATTGAAATTGAGTTCTCGGTGCAGGACAGGTACTACCTCTGTGTGTCAG TGACCAAAAATGAAGAAGTGAAAATAATCATGGTGAAACACTACAGAATAGGTTTAGATGAAAAATATGAAGTAACAAAAAAGTGGTCTTTGAATGATCTGCAGATGATTGATGGAAAAGAAGCAGACACT GACAATCCATTTTTTGATCTGCACTTCAAGAAAGTGTACAGTTTGGAAGCATATAGTTGTGCTTCTAAATATTCCTTTGCTAGAACTGTAAATAAGCTGAATCATGCATACCTCAAGAAGGACTTGCAGATTGTGAACTTTGATTCTACTTACATTAATGATGATTCCATTTGGTCCTCCAACAACAAGGATTGCTTGGTTCTCATGAGAATAtgcttttatgcttttaatttggTGTGCTTATCTCTGTGCCCCCTGCCACTTTGA